The DNA segment GCCTCGCCGAGGCCGCCGACGAAACCTTCGTCACCCTCGAACCCGGCTACGGCATGCGCCGCATCACCGACGACCTCTGCAAGGAGGCCGGCTTCAAACCCCGTATCGCCTTCGAGGGAGAGGAGGCGGAGACCCTGCGGGGCCTCGTCGCGGCGGGCCTGGGCGTGGCCCTCCTCCCACCCCCGGCCGTCCCCCGGCCGGGCGTCGTCGAACTGACGGTCACCGCCCCCCGCGCGGCCCGCGAGATCGGCGTGGCCTGGCTCGACGGCCACCCGGACACACCCCCGGTGGCCGCCTTCAAGAAGTTCCTGCTGTCGAGGAGGGGGCACTTGCTGTCGGGCTGAGCCACAGCCCACTCAGGGGCGCGAGGAACTGCGCGAGAAGCCCCACCGGACCCGCAGCCGCGCCACGGCCCTCAACCTCCCCGCCGGGAGCGAGCCCTCCCGAAGCCGGAGGCCAGCGGCATCCGCAACCCCAACGGCGGCGGCGCCGCCAGCGCGTCCTCCACGGGCCGGGCGAACGCCCGCCCGAACAACGCCCCCATCACGAAATCCGAGGCCAAGGCGTGCACCTCGTCCCGGTACTGCGTCAGCCCGTGCCGGTCCGCGTGCACCTCGAACCGGCAGATGTCCGGGTTCGTCTTCTTCGCCCGCGCCGCGTACCGGAACGACAGTTCGGGATCCACCCGCTCGTCGTTCGTCCCGTGCACGATCAGCACCCGCCGCCCGGCCAGCTGTTTCACCGGTTCGGGCGGCGCGGCCACGTCCTCCTCCGGCAGCCAGGGGGCGATCGCCAGCACGGAGTTGACGGCCTCGTGCCCGCCCGCGTGCAGCGCCGCCCGCGCCCCCATGTGCAGCCCGGCGAGACACACCGGCACATCCCCGTAGCGCCGGACCACCTCGTCCACGGCCCACTCGGCGTCCCGCGCGAGCCGCGCCTCCGTGCCGTTCCAGCCCCGGTAGCGGTAGTGGACGACATGGGTCGCCAGTCCCTCCGTACGGCCCGCGCGGCCGAGTCGGCGGCCGAGGGCGCGCACGGAGGCCGCGGCCATCATGGGGGAGGGTCTGCGGGTGGATGCCTCGTCGCCGGCCGGGAGCAGCAGGACCACTGCGCCGACCGTGCCCGGCTCCGGGCCGATCGTCCGCCCAAGTCGGGGCGTACGGACCGGCATTGCTTGCTGCGCCATGACAGAACAGTGTCAGAAGAGATGGTGTACGCCACCCGTCCTGAGGGTCACCTTTGGGTATCGGCGGCGTCGCCCGACAGGCGCTCTACGCGCGTAGGCTATATCGTGCGAAAATGACGAACCAGACCGACCCGACCGGTACCACCCCGGACTCGGACCAGATCCGCCGGGCGCCCAAGGTTCTGCTGCACGACCACCTCGACGGCGGCCTGCGCCCCGGAACCATCGTCGAACTCGCCCGCGACAGCGGGTACTCCCAGCTCCCGGAGAACGACCCCGACCGGCTCGGCGCATGGTTCCGCGACGCCGCCGACTCCGGCTCGCTGGAGCGGTACCTGGAGACCTTCTCCCACACCGTCGGTGTCATGCAGACCCGCGACGCGCTGTTCCGCGTCGCCGCCGAGTGCGCCGAGGACCTCGCCGCCGACGGCGTCGTCTACGCCGAGGTCCGCTACGCCCCCGAACAGCACCTCGAAGGCGGACTCGGCCTCGAAGAGGTCGTCGAGGCCGTCAACGAGGGCTTCCGCGAGGGCGAGCGACGGGCCAGGGCCGACGGCAACCGCATCCGCGTCGGCGCCCTGCTCACCGCGATGCGGCACGCCGCCCGCGCTCTGGAGATCGCCGAACTCGCCAACCGCTACCGCGACCTGCCCGGCGGCGGTGTCGTCGGATTCGACATCGCGGGCGCCGAGGCCGGCTATCCGCCCACCCGCCACCTCGACGCCTTCGAGTTCCTCAAGCGCGAGAACAACCACTTCACCATCCACGCCGGCGAGGCCTTCGGACTGCCCTCCATCTGGCAGGCGTTGCAGTGGTGCGGTGCCGACCGGCTCGGCCACGGCGTCCGCATCATCGACGACATCCAGGTCCACGAGGACGGCTCCGTGAAGCTCGGCCGCCTCGCCTCTTACGTCCGCGACAAGCGCATCCCGCTGGAGCTGTGCCCCAGCTCCAACCTCCAGACCGGTGCCGCCCGTTCGTACGCCGAGCACCCCATCGGACTGCTGCGGCGACTGCACTTCCGCGCCACCGTGAACACCGACAACCGGCTGATGTCCCACACGAGCATGAGCCGTGAATTCGAGCACCTTGTCGAGGCCTTCGGTTACACGCTCGACGACATGCAGTGGTTCTCGGTCAATGCTATGAAGTCAGCATTCATTCCTTTCGATGAACGACTGGCCATGATCAATGACGTCATCAAGCCCGGATATGCCGAGTTGAAATCCGAATGGCTGTTCCGGCAGACCGCCTCCACCAGCGGTTCTGTCGACGAACAGGGCTGAACGGCGACTTCGGGAAGCGGTCGTGCGCGGGGCGACGCGGCCGCTTTTCGATGTTTGCCTCCGGCGGGACTTTGGTGTTTACGTTTCGGCACCGCTCTCCACCCGTCACACGCATTCCAAGGACGCATTCAACATGAAGCAGTCTGCTGCCAAGACCCTCGGTGTCGCCGTCGTCGGTGCCGCCATCGCCGCCGCGGGCGCGGGCGCCGCGACCGCCGCCCCGAGCGCCCCCGAGGCCTCCCAGGCCCTGGGCACCGTCACCCAGGCGCTGCCCGTGGAGAACGTCTCGAAGGCCCTGCCGACCGCCACCGACGCCCTCGCCCAGGGCCAGACCGCGCTCGGCGCCGGCCTGGAGGCCGCGCAGCCCGCCGCCACCAACGTCCTCGCCGAGGGCCCCACCGCCCCCGTCGCCGGACTGCTCGGCGGCCTCCCCGTCGGCAAGACCCTCCCCGCCAAGGGCCTCGGCGTCAACGGCCTGCCCCTCGGCGGCGGCCCCGCCGCCTGAGGCACACCACGACACCCGTACGGGGCGCACCCTTCGCAGGGCGCGCCCCGTCGGTGTGTGTGCCGGGCCGGCCCGAAGGGGTCGGGCCCGTCGGCACGCGTCACCAGGCCGCGCGGGCCTTGCCCTCGGAGGGGAACAGGATCCAGAGGGCTATGTAGAGCAGGAACTGCGGGCCCGGAAGTAGACACGACACCAGGAAGATCACGCGCATCGTGGTGGCGGAGGTGCCGAAGCGCCGTGCCAGCGCGGCGCACACTCCGCCGATCATTCGGCCTTCGGTGGGGCGTGCAAGGCGGCTCATGAGGGGCTCCTTCGTCAGCGTAGGACGTCGGCCGCGGGCCGACGGTGGGGCGAGGCCACCTGCGGCCATCGCTCTCTTTTCCACACCATCGACGCTACGGTGATGAAGCGGACGAAGCGTCCCTCTACGGAGCCATCCCGACCCTGGGAATCGTCGGGGTCCGACCCTGAGACAGCTCCTCACGGCGCAGCCGCGCCGCCGCCCGGACCCGGGTCTCGGCCCGGCGCCGCAGCGCCGACCTGGCCGCCGGCACCACCGCGACATGGGCGAGACCCACACCGACCGAGTTCAGCAGGATCGAGTCGATGTCGACGACCTGCCCGGGCACCCCGGTCTGCAACAGCTCGATGGCCAGCGACAGCAGCGCCCCGGCCGCGACCGACCGGGCCGGCGAGGCGAGCGGCGACACGGTGAGCCTGCCGTGCGCCATCGGCAGGAGGACACCCAGCGGGGCGAGCAGCGCCAGCCCCTCACCGATCCGGCGGGCCGCCTCCGGCCAGCCCAGCACCAGATCCGCTCTGATCCCGGCGAAAGGCCGCAGATTCGCGGGACTCATCCAGGTGACGTCCAGCGGACGCAGCGTGATCCAGGCAACGACCGCGAGATGCGCGACGAGGAGAACACCCCCCGCCGCACGGACACGGATCCCGGCGCTACGGCCGTTCGTACCTTGAGGCTGCACGCCCCCCAAGACGCGCCCCCCGGCACGATCGGTTGCAGGCTGTTTTTTTTGGGCTCGGTTCGCCTCCGGGGCGCAGAAGCCTGTGTCGAGAGCGCGACCGTGCTCGACCCCTCCTTCGTCGGGGCCTGCGCGCGGTCGCGCTCTCGACACAGGCGCGCCCCTTCGGCTCACTCGCCGGCTCTTGTGCAGTGGCCCCAGGAAGGGGCCCTTGGCGACAAGTGCTCGGCTCAGGAGCCGTTGATCTCCTCGGAAGGCGGGTTGCCCTCGCCCGGAGCCGACTGGGTCTCCTGGGCGCACTCGTAGCGGCGCAGTGCCTCGGCGCCGGTGCTGCCGAGGACCACCGAGCCGTTGTCGCCGGCGGCGGCGGAGTCGGCGAAGGTGCAGACGATCTGGGCGAGGGCGTACTTCGGGAGGGAGTCGGGGGCGGTGGACAGGCGGAGCGTGTCCTCGGGGTCGCCGGGGGAGGGGCCGGTCACCGTGAGGCCGGGCGGGACGGCCGTGCTGTAGCCGGCCTCGTCCTCCACGTCGCTCGGGTCACCGGCCAGGGCGTCCAGCAGGCCCTGGGCGACGGCCACCCGCCGTTCGGCCTCCTCGGCGCCCTCGGTGACCTGCACCGAGCGGTTGACGCGGACGAGCGCCCCGGAGCAGAGCAGGAACACCTCGACCGGCATACCGGAGGGCGTGGCCTGCGTCTGGAGGTCCGTCGTGGACAGTTCGCACGGGACCATCGACGGCGCCGGCCCGAAGTCCGTCGGCACCTGGGTGGCCCGGATGCCACAGCCCGTGAGCAGACCGGCGAGCGCCCCGGTGGCCGCCAGAAGCCGTACGCCGTGTACGCCTCGTATCGTCACTGGCCGTCCCCTTCGGTGCCCGCCGGGGCGCCGTCGCCCTGATCGCCGTCCCGTTCGTCCCGCTCCTCCGCGATGAGCGAGGCCGCGTCGCGGGGCAGGCGGAGGGTGAAGACCGCGCCGCCTTTGGGGGAGTTGGCGGCGGTGATCTCGCCGCCGTGGATGTGGGCGTTCTCCAGGGCGATGGACAGGCCGAGGCCGCTGCCCTCCGAGCGGGGGCGGGAGGCGCTCGCCTTGTAGAAGCGGTCGAAGACGTGCGGGAGGACGTCCTCGGGGATGCCGGGGCCGTGGTCCTGGACCTCGATGAACAGGTTCTCGCCCTCCGGGCGCACCGAGACACGTACCGGCGAGCCGCCGTGCTTGAGGGCGTTGCCGATGAGGTTGGCCAGGATCACGTCCAGGCGGCGCGGGTCGAGGTTGACGATGACGCCGCGCTCGGCGTTCAGCTCCACCGCGTCCAGCCAGGCGCGGGCGTCGATGCAGGCGGTGATCTGGTCGGCGATGTCCACGTCGTCGAGGACGAGCCGGGCCGTGCCCGCGTCGAAGCGGGTGACCTCCATCAGATTCTCGACCAGGTCGTTCAGGCGCCGGGTCTCGCTGACGACGAGCCGGACCGCCGGTTCGATCATCGGGTCGAGGCTGCCGGTGTCGGCGTCCAGCTCCTCCTCCAGCACCTCCGTGACGGCGGTGATCGCCGTCAGCGGCGTACGGAGTTCATGGGACATGTCGGCGACGAAGCGGCGGGAGGCCTCCTCGCGGGCGCTCATGTCGTCGACCTTCTTCTCCAGGGACTCCGCCGCGAGGTTGAACGTGCGGGAGAGGTCGGCCAGTTCGTCCGTGCCGGAGACGCGCAGCCGGGTGTCGAGCTTGCCCTCGCCGAGCCGCCGCGCGGCCACGCCGAGCCGCTGCACCGGCTTCAGGACCGTGGTCGCCGCCGCCTGCGCGAGCAGCGCCGAGCCGATCAGCGACAGACCGGTGGCGATACCGAGCGACCAGGCCAGCGAGTTGAGGTCCTTCGCCTCCTCCGCGAGGGACTTGCGCATATAGCCGGTCGGTCCGCCGCCGATCATCTTCGCGCCGCCCACCAGATACGGGGTGTCGCCGTCGATGACCCGCTGCCAGTACACGTGGTACGCGTGTTTGTTGCCGGAGGTGAGCTTCTGCCGCTTGTCGACGGCCTTCTGCAGGGACGCGGGCACGTCGTCCAGCGAGAAACCGGTGAGCGCGTTGTCGGTGGAGGAGCCGGAGACCGTCTCGCCGTCGGCGCCCTCGGCGAGGAGCAGCACACTGGAGCGCTCGCCGCCGTCCGCCATCTTCCGTGCCGCGACGCGCAGTTGGTCCTGCGTCGGGTTCGGGCGGAGCGTGCTCACATGGCTCTGCATCTCGCGCTCGAAGTCGTTGAGCGCGGCGTCCTGCGCACGGGTCTGCACGGCCTCGCGGTTCAGCCAGTACGCGATGCCGGACGCCGACACGGCGGCCGTGAGCGCCACCAGACCGAAGACGACCACCAGGCGCAGCCGCAGACTGGTGAAACGGATCCGGGACTGCACTGTCCTGCGAGCCGCGGCCCAGCCGCGGATCCCCCCTCGGGCCTTCGTCACTGAGGCGTGTCCAACCGGTAGCCCACGCCGCGCACGGTCCGGATCAGGGTCGGCGACGACGGTACGTCCTCGACCTTGGCGCGCAGCCGCTGCACACACGCGTCCACCAGGCGGGAGTCGCCCAGGTAGTCGTGCTCCCACACCAGACGCAGCAACTGCTGCCGGGACAGGGCCTGTCCGGGCCGGCGGCTCAGCTCCAGAAGCAGCCGCAGCTCGGTGGGCGTCAGCTGGAGGTCCTCGCCGTTCTTCGTCACGGTCATCGCCGCGCGGTCGATCACGAGGGAACCGAAGGTCGCCGCGTCGTTGGCCTCGCGCTCACCGCGCCGGAGCACCGCCCGGATCCGGGCGTCCAGGACCCGCCCCTGTACGGGCTTGACGACATAGTCGTCCGCGCCGGACTCCAGGCCCACCACGACGTCGATGTCGTCGCTGCGTGCCGTCAGCAGGATGATCGGCAGCTGGTCGGTGCGCCGGATCCGCCGGCACACCTCGAAGCCGTCGATGCCAGGCAGCATCACATCCAAAACGATCAGATCCGGCCGCTGTT comes from the Streptomyces griseiscabiei genome and includes:
- a CDS encoding alpha/beta hydrolase, producing MAQQAMPVRTPRLGRTIGPEPGTVGAVVLLLPAGDEASTRRPSPMMAAASVRALGRRLGRAGRTEGLATHVVHYRYRGWNGTEARLARDAEWAVDEVVRRYGDVPVCLAGLHMGARAALHAGGHEAVNSVLAIAPWLPEEDVAAPPEPVKQLAGRRVLIVHGTNDERVDPELSFRYAARAKKTNPDICRFEVHADRHGLTQYRDEVHALASDFVMGALFGRAFARPVEDALAAPPPLGLRMPLASGFGRARSRRGG
- a CDS encoding adenosine deaminase — its product is MTNQTDPTGTTPDSDQIRRAPKVLLHDHLDGGLRPGTIVELARDSGYSQLPENDPDRLGAWFRDAADSGSLERYLETFSHTVGVMQTRDALFRVAAECAEDLAADGVVYAEVRYAPEQHLEGGLGLEEVVEAVNEGFREGERRARADGNRIRVGALLTAMRHAARALEIAELANRYRDLPGGGVVGFDIAGAEAGYPPTRHLDAFEFLKRENNHFTIHAGEAFGLPSIWQALQWCGADRLGHGVRIIDDIQVHEDGSVKLGRLASYVRDKRIPLELCPSSNLQTGAARSYAEHPIGLLRRLHFRATVNTDNRLMSHTSMSREFEHLVEAFGYTLDDMQWFSVNAMKSAFIPFDERLAMINDVIKPGYAELKSEWLFRQTASTSGSVDEQG
- a CDS encoding ATP-binding protein; its protein translation is MKQSAAKTLGVAVVGAAIAAAGAGAATAAPSAPEASQALGTVTQALPVENVSKALPTATDALAQGQTALGAGLEAAQPAATNVLAEGPTAPVAGLLGGLPVGKTLPAKGLGVNGLPLGGGPAA
- a CDS encoding PspC domain-containing protein, whose protein sequence is MSRLARPTEGRMIGGVCAALARRFGTSATTMRVIFLVSCLLPGPQFLLYIALWILFPSEGKARAAW
- a CDS encoding VanZ family protein produces the protein MQPQGTNGRSAGIRVRAAGGVLLVAHLAVVAWITLRPLDVTWMSPANLRPFAGIRADLVLGWPEAARRIGEGLALLAPLGVLLPMAHGRLTVSPLASPARSVAAGALLSLAIELLQTGVPGQVVDIDSILLNSVGVGLAHVAVVPAARSALRRRAETRVRAAARLRREELSQGRTPTIPRVGMAP
- a CDS encoding ATP-binding protein, producing MTKARGGIRGWAAARRTVQSRIRFTSLRLRLVVVFGLVALTAAVSASGIAYWLNREAVQTRAQDAALNDFEREMQSHVSTLRPNPTQDQLRVAARKMADGGERSSVLLLAEGADGETVSGSSTDNALTGFSLDDVPASLQKAVDKRQKLTSGNKHAYHVYWQRVIDGDTPYLVGGAKMIGGGPTGYMRKSLAEEAKDLNSLAWSLGIATGLSLIGSALLAQAAATTVLKPVQRLGVAARRLGEGKLDTRLRVSGTDELADLSRTFNLAAESLEKKVDDMSAREEASRRFVADMSHELRTPLTAITAVTEVLEEELDADTGSLDPMIEPAVRLVVSETRRLNDLVENLMEVTRFDAGTARLVLDDVDIADQITACIDARAWLDAVELNAERGVIVNLDPRRLDVILANLIGNALKHGGSPVRVSVRPEGENLFIEVQDHGPGIPEDVLPHVFDRFYKASASRPRSEGSGLGLSIALENAHIHGGEITAANSPKGGAVFTLRLPRDAASLIAEERDERDGDQGDGAPAGTEGDGQ
- the afsQ1 gene encoding two-component system response regulator AfsQ1 codes for the protein MPSLLLIEDDDAIRTALELSLTRQGHRVATAATGEDGLKLLREQRPDLIVLDVMLPGIDGFEVCRRIRRTDQLPIILLTARSDDIDVVVGLESGADDYVVKPVQGRVLDARIRAVLRRGEREANDAATFGSLVIDRAAMTVTKNGEDLQLTPTELRLLLELSRRPGQALSRQQLLRLVWEHDYLGDSRLVDACVQRLRAKVEDVPSSPTLIRTVRGVGYRLDTPQ